The following proteins come from a genomic window of Motilibacter peucedani:
- the codA gene encoding cytosine deaminase translates to MSEPTSAGPVDLLLRRAQVAGTEGLTDLAVSGGVLVDPPADGLARETFDLEGRLVTPPLVEPHIHLDAVLTVGQPRPNVSGSLFEGIAVWADRVKDLTVDDVLARTREVLRWQLANGVQHVRTHVDVCDPELTALRAMVQLRQEARGVVDLQIVAFPQLGILGYDGGKDLMRRAVELGADVVGGIPHYEMTREDGVASVEFAFALAEEHGLRVDIHCDETDDEHSRFVEVMVAETLRRGMSGRVTASHTTAMGSYGAAYAYRLVSNIARAGLHMVVNPLDNSVLQGRFDTGPVRRGLTRVKQLQEAGVNVAIGHDSVMDPWYPLGYADPVQAAMVLVHVGHMSGDEELRRLLSMVTTAPAAALGLEGYGIRVGGPADLVVHDAPTEADALRLVPRRLLVLRDGKVVARTRPAETTIAWKGEESTVDFLRPQL, encoded by the coding sequence ATGAGCGAGCCCACCTCGGCAGGGCCCGTCGACCTGCTCCTGCGCCGCGCGCAGGTCGCAGGGACCGAGGGGCTCACCGACCTCGCCGTCTCGGGCGGCGTCCTCGTCGACCCGCCCGCCGATGGTCTGGCCCGCGAGACCTTCGACCTCGAGGGGCGGCTGGTCACTCCCCCGCTGGTCGAGCCGCACATCCACCTCGACGCCGTCCTCACCGTGGGCCAGCCGCGGCCCAACGTCAGCGGCTCGCTGTTCGAGGGCATCGCGGTGTGGGCCGACCGCGTCAAGGACCTCACCGTCGACGACGTGCTGGCCCGCACCCGCGAGGTGCTCCGCTGGCAGCTGGCCAACGGCGTCCAGCACGTCCGCACGCACGTCGACGTCTGCGACCCGGAGCTCACCGCGCTGCGCGCGATGGTCCAGCTGCGCCAAGAGGCGCGCGGGGTCGTCGACCTCCAGATCGTCGCCTTCCCGCAGCTGGGCATCCTCGGCTACGACGGCGGCAAGGACCTCATGCGCCGGGCCGTCGAGCTCGGCGCCGACGTCGTCGGCGGCATCCCGCACTACGAGATGACCCGCGAGGACGGTGTCGCCTCGGTCGAGTTCGCGTTCGCGCTGGCTGAGGAGCACGGCCTGCGCGTCGACATCCACTGCGACGAGACCGACGACGAGCACTCCCGGTTCGTCGAGGTCATGGTCGCCGAGACGCTGCGGCGAGGGATGTCGGGCCGCGTCACCGCGAGCCACACCACGGCGATGGGCTCCTACGGCGCCGCCTACGCCTACCGCCTGGTCAGCAACATCGCCCGTGCGGGCCTCCACATGGTGGTCAACCCGCTCGACAACTCGGTGCTGCAGGGTCGTTTCGACACCGGGCCCGTGCGCCGGGGCCTCACCCGGGTCAAGCAGCTGCAGGAGGCCGGCGTCAACGTCGCCATCGGGCACGACTCCGTCATGGACCCGTGGTACCCCTTGGGCTACGCCGATCCCGTGCAAGCCGCGATGGTGCTGGTCCACGTCGGCCACATGAGTGGCGACGAGGAGCTGCGCCGGCTGCTGTCCATGGTGACCACGGCGCCCGCAGCGGCGCTGGGGCTCGAGGGCTACGGCATCCGTGTGGGCGGCCCGGCCGACCTCGTGGTGCACGACGCGCCCACCGAGGCCGACGCGCTGCGCCTGGTCCCTCGACGCCTGCTGGTGCTGCGCGACGGCAAGGTCGTCGCGCGTACCAGACCAGCCGAGACCACTATCGCCTGGAAGGGCGAGGAGTCGACCGTCGACTTCCTGCGACCGCAGCTCTAG
- a CDS encoding beta propeller repeat protein — protein MHVSRLRASAALVGAVALLAGAQVGTSAAASGPGRTLPPWPAAQRYSPSTGPSVSAFARSEGGDGDGDSGEEKASEIMDGAEQYAYARTAPAASLPPAALAAAKAAADALPVANRSWKEVTDQPYDSEPAGFDDPFWSNAGAGTGHAAGRMTALASDGVSQVYAGAAMGGVWRTGDGGAHWKPVFQDQASISIGALAVDKADRSLWVGTGESNTSQDAYMGQGVYRSDDRARSFAKVGGSELDGTTISRLVFDGYGTVYAATSGGLWRHAAGTASGAWQLVLKPDPNPDGSPYRQSFISDVVVRPGSHGKNVLAVLGWRGGTAANGFYLSTAYGAAHTFGKITPTGDIDVDDIGRTTLAYSSDGRRLYAIIESPERLADGDDSVLQGVFVSRSGRPTGPWSLIADTDKLAASGSAIADPGYRPGVQAWYNQALAVDPKNSDHVYVSLEETYETRNGGSTFQTIAPYWNYGLACGDDCPMTTHPDQHALLISGGQVWQGNDGGVFRRPLTATGLGSWTSTNDTLHTLQYYGVDTSALGKDTAYWGGLQDNGTSLLLGDKAPTMLEPAGGDGGKTISDPGNADNALGEYVDLDMYITQDGGHSFRQATPTCESNPDFADCDPSARFIAPVVQDVDDPTHWVSGGSRIWDDTVGWDTTCDEDSCDWKPVHDLGTDAVGGENVATALAVKGGVTYAGWIDSGGNPSPSFATGIDTNYGGTWHRVTAPNLPQRIVAALQVDPTDAAHVYAVYGGYSRRWIPDGGLGHVFESHDGGTSWTDITGNLPDVHAGAAVLDGGWLVVGTDVGVFATSAASPGTWTRLGKGLPTVAVDDLNVTPDGRYVVVGTHGRGIWKVRL, from the coding sequence ATGCACGTCTCACGTCTCCGCGCCTCGGCCGCACTGGTGGGCGCGGTAGCCCTCCTCGCCGGCGCCCAGGTAGGCACGTCCGCCGCAGCGTCAGGGCCGGGGCGCACGCTCCCGCCGTGGCCGGCCGCCCAGCGGTACTCGCCCTCGACCGGCCCCTCGGTGTCCGCGTTCGCGCGCTCCGAAGGGGGCGACGGCGACGGCGACTCGGGTGAGGAGAAGGCCAGCGAGATCATGGACGGCGCCGAGCAGTACGCGTACGCGCGCACCGCTCCCGCCGCCTCCCTGCCTCCCGCCGCGCTCGCGGCGGCGAAGGCGGCTGCTGACGCCCTGCCGGTCGCCAACCGGTCGTGGAAGGAGGTCACCGACCAGCCCTACGACTCCGAGCCGGCCGGGTTCGACGACCCCTTCTGGTCCAACGCCGGTGCGGGCACCGGGCACGCTGCAGGCCGCATGACCGCTCTGGCCAGTGACGGCGTCTCGCAGGTCTACGCCGGAGCCGCCATGGGCGGGGTGTGGCGCACCGGCGACGGCGGTGCCCACTGGAAGCCGGTGTTCCAGGACCAGGCGAGCATCTCCATCGGCGCGCTGGCCGTCGACAAGGCCGACCGCTCGCTGTGGGTCGGCACGGGCGAGTCGAACACCAGCCAGGACGCCTACATGGGCCAGGGCGTCTACCGCTCCGACGACCGGGCGCGCAGCTTCGCCAAGGTCGGCGGCTCCGAGCTCGACGGCACCACGATCTCGCGCCTGGTCTTCGACGGCTACGGCACCGTCTACGCCGCCACGAGCGGCGGGCTCTGGCGCCACGCGGCCGGCACGGCGTCCGGAGCGTGGCAGCTCGTGCTGAAGCCCGACCCCAACCCCGACGGCTCGCCCTACCGCCAGTCGTTCATCAGCGACGTGGTCGTCCGGCCGGGGTCGCACGGCAAGAACGTGCTGGCAGTGCTGGGATGGCGCGGTGGAACGGCGGCCAACGGGTTCTACCTGTCCACCGCCTACGGCGCGGCCCACACCTTCGGCAAGATCACGCCGACGGGCGACATCGACGTCGACGACATCGGCCGCACGACGCTGGCCTACTCCTCCGACGGGCGCCGGCTCTACGCCATCATCGAGTCGCCCGAGCGGCTGGCCGACGGTGACGACTCGGTGCTGCAGGGCGTCTTCGTCTCGCGCAGCGGGCGTCCCACCGGTCCGTGGTCGCTGATCGCCGACACCGACAAGCTCGCGGCGTCCGGCTCGGCCATCGCCGACCCGGGCTACCGCCCCGGCGTGCAGGCTTGGTACAACCAGGCGCTCGCGGTCGACCCGAAGAACTCCGACCACGTCTACGTGAGCCTCGAGGAGACCTACGAGACGCGCAACGGCGGCAGCACCTTCCAGACCATCGCGCCCTACTGGAACTACGGCCTCGCCTGCGGCGACGACTGCCCGATGACGACCCACCCCGACCAGCACGCGCTGCTCATCAGCGGCGGGCAGGTCTGGCAGGGCAACGACGGCGGTGTGTTCCGCCGTCCGCTGACCGCGACGGGGCTCGGCTCGTGGACGAGCACGAACGACACCCTGCACACCCTGCAGTACTACGGCGTCGACACCAGCGCGCTCGGCAAGGACACCGCCTACTGGGGCGGCCTGCAGGACAACGGCACCTCGCTGCTGCTCGGCGACAAGGCGCCGACGATGCTCGAGCCGGCAGGCGGTGACGGAGGCAAGACGATCTCCGACCCGGGCAACGCGGACAACGCGCTCGGCGAGTACGTCGACCTCGACATGTACATCACCCAGGACGGCGGCCACTCCTTCCGCCAGGCGACGCCGACCTGCGAGTCGAACCCCGACTTCGCCGACTGCGACCCGTCGGCGCGCTTCATCGCCCCGGTCGTGCAGGACGTCGACGACCCGACGCACTGGGTGTCCGGCGGCAGCCGCATCTGGGACGACACGGTCGGCTGGGACACCACCTGCGACGAGGACTCGTGCGACTGGAAGCCGGTGCACGACCTCGGCACGGACGCCGTCGGCGGCGAGAACGTCGCGACGGCGCTGGCGGTCAAGGGCGGCGTGACCTACGCCGGGTGGATCGACAGCGGCGGCAACCCGAGCCCGAGCTTCGCCACGGGCATCGACACCAACTACGGCGGCACCTGGCACCGTGTGACGGCGCCGAACCTCCCGCAGCGCATCGTCGCTGCGCTGCAGGTCGACCCGACCGACGCCGCGCACGTCTACGCGGTCTACGGCGGCTACTCGCGGCGCTGGATCCCGGACGGCGGGCTCGGGCACGTGTTCGAGTCGCACGACGGTGGTACGTCGTGGACCGACATCACCGGCAACCTGCCCGACGTCCACGCCGGAGCAGCCGTGCTCGACGGCGGATGGCTCGTCGTCGGCACCGACGTCGGCGTCTTCGCCACCTCCGCGGCGTCTCCGGGCACGTGGACCCGTCTGGGCAAGGGTCTGCCGACGGTGGCGGTCGACGACCTGAACGTCACGCCGGACGGGCGGTACGTCGTGGTCGGCACCCACGGTCGAGGCATCTGGAAGGTGCGCCTCTAG
- a CDS encoding GlsB/YeaQ/YmgE family stress response membrane protein: MEVPVIGALIVFLVVGLVAGFLARAIVPGRDPMGVVGTLVLGLVGSFIGGFLGYVIFGKDLDEGAFQPSGLIGSVIGAVIALLVYRAANGRGRARI, translated from the coding sequence ATGGAGGTCCCCGTGATCGGCGCGCTCATCGTCTTCCTCGTCGTCGGCCTCGTCGCCGGCTTCCTCGCGCGCGCCATCGTGCCGGGCCGCGACCCGATGGGCGTGGTCGGCACTCTGGTGCTGGGCCTCGTCGGCTCGTTCATCGGCGGCTTCCTCGGCTACGTCATCTTCGGCAAGGACCTCGACGAGGGCGCCTTCCAGCCCTCGGGCCTCATCGGCTCGGTCATCGGCGCCGTCATCGCCCTGCTGGTCTACCGCGCCGCCAACGGCCGCGGCCGCGCCCGCATCTGA
- a CDS encoding putative bifunctional diguanylate cyclase/phosphodiesterase produces MRWRRRSLARRLRVREAQQRATAQLGQAALSGRPLAELLPTAVASVARVLDLPVVNVLRSAPGAEAFTFVAVHGWDKPVGSTAPMGGGPVTQLLSSGGTLVVEDTESLDEPGRTTFRRLGLRSSASVLVASHDGSRWVVAAHARTPSAFTPDDTAFLRAMANVLAAAAGREAAEAEVQRRATHDRLTGLADRELFRSRVGTALERPGEAVLALLLLDLDNFKDVNDSLGHDVGDQVLLATSQRLRDVADEGLACRLGGDEFALALSGDLDEIGARVQAVSEQLRLPIETAVGPVTVSGSVGVSLSPRDGASVADLLRHADLAMYRAKRQRAVVAWYDPSTDLDPSRRLRAVQDLREAISDGSITVAYQPCVDLVTGVVTTVEALARWNHPTLGPQSPAEFVALAEETGLILPLTDCMVRQAAGQTARWLREGRRLGVSVNIPGSVLEVEGYPDRLRAQVAASGLPIELMRIEVTETALVNEGAVDALRELARDGIRIAIDDFGTGYSSLGRLKQLPVKTIKIDRSFVTDLGRDSRDAAIVRAVVALAADFNLNVVAEGVETVEVADQLRVLGVNRAQGYLHSRPLPAAQFAAWHDQWLAQTTLCSA; encoded by the coding sequence ATGCGCTGGAGGCGGAGGTCCCTCGCGCGCCGGCTGCGGGTGCGCGAGGCCCAGCAGCGTGCCACCGCCCAGCTCGGTCAAGCCGCGCTCTCGGGCCGTCCGCTCGCGGAGCTGCTGCCCACGGCAGTCGCGTCCGTGGCCCGCGTCCTGGACCTGCCGGTCGTCAACGTCTTGCGCTCGGCGCCCGGCGCAGAAGCCTTCACGTTCGTCGCCGTGCACGGCTGGGACAAGCCCGTGGGATCGACGGCGCCCATGGGCGGCGGTCCGGTCACCCAGCTGCTCAGCTCCGGCGGGACGCTCGTCGTCGAGGACACCGAGTCCCTCGACGAGCCCGGCCGCACCACCTTCCGGCGGCTCGGGCTGCGCTCGAGCGCCTCGGTGCTGGTCGCCTCGCACGACGGCAGCCGCTGGGTCGTCGCTGCCCACGCGCGTACGCCTTCCGCCTTCACCCCTGACGACACCGCCTTCCTGCGCGCCATGGCCAACGTGCTGGCCGCCGCCGCCGGCCGCGAGGCGGCTGAGGCGGAGGTGCAGCGCCGCGCGACGCACGACCGCCTGACCGGGCTCGCCGACCGTGAGCTGTTCCGCAGCCGGGTGGGGACGGCGCTGGAGCGCCCCGGCGAGGCGGTGCTGGCGCTGCTGCTGCTCGACCTCGACAACTTCAAGGACGTCAACGACTCGCTGGGCCACGACGTGGGCGACCAGGTGCTGCTGGCGACCTCTCAGCGGCTGCGCGACGTCGCGGACGAGGGGCTCGCCTGCCGGCTGGGCGGCGACGAGTTCGCGTTGGCGCTCAGCGGCGACCTCGACGAGATCGGCGCGCGGGTCCAGGCGGTCAGCGAGCAGCTGCGACTGCCCATCGAGACCGCCGTCGGGCCGGTCACCGTCTCGGGCAGCGTGGGCGTCTCGCTCTCGCCGCGGGACGGCGCCTCCGTCGCCGACCTGCTGCGCCACGCAGACCTGGCGATGTACCGCGCCAAGCGCCAGCGGGCCGTCGTCGCGTGGTACGACCCCTCGACCGACCTCGACCCCTCGCGCCGGCTGCGCGCGGTGCAGGACCTGCGCGAGGCCATCTCCGACGGCAGCATCACGGTCGCCTACCAGCCGTGCGTCGACCTCGTCACGGGCGTCGTCACCACGGTCGAGGCGCTGGCCCGGTGGAACCACCCGACGCTCGGGCCGCAGTCGCCGGCGGAGTTCGTCGCCCTCGCCGAGGAGACTGGGCTGATCCTGCCGCTGACCGACTGCATGGTGCGCCAGGCGGCGGGGCAGACGGCGCGGTGGCTGCGAGAGGGTCGTCGGCTCGGGGTCTCGGTCAACATCCCCGGCTCGGTGCTCGAGGTGGAGGGCTACCCGGACCGCCTGCGCGCGCAGGTCGCCGCGAGCGGCCTGCCCATCGAGCTGATGCGCATCGAGGTCACCGAGACCGCACTCGTCAACGAGGGCGCGGTCGACGCCCTGCGCGAGCTGGCGCGCGACGGCATCCGCATCGCCATCGACGACTTCGGCACGGGCTACTCATCGCTCGGCCGGCTCAAGCAGCTGCCCGTCAAGACCATCAAGATCGACCGCAGCTTCGTGACGGACCTCGGCCGCGACAGCCGGGACGCCGCCATCGTGCGGGCGGTCGTCGCGCTCGCAGCGGACTTCAACCTCAACGTCGTGGCGGAGGGCGTCGAGACGGTGGAGGTCGCCGACCAGTTGCGCGTGTTGGGCGTCAACCGGGCACAGGGCTACCTGCACAGCCGACCGCTGCCGGCCGCGCAGTTCGCCGCGTGGCACGACCAGTGGTTGGCGCAGACGACCCTCTGCTCCGCCTAG
- a CDS encoding purine-cytosine permease family protein gives MSTTTRPYAPEPAGPVEVREGHYGTKVAAVEPGGAEVVPDDERHGSPVQLFWTWTSPNLEFATVFVGVLGLLAFGLSFWQAVAAILLGSALGGITHGVLSARGPSFGVPQMVLSRLPFGFRGNVLPAGLNALTAGIGWFAVNSVSGALALGSLTDLPNSLCLCIIVAAQLAVAFLGHNMVHAFERYAFPLLAVVFAVTTVVILAKSHPGAHGGGGGIGGFLVLLGATFGYAAGWNPYASDYTRYLPRSADRVKVGLYAGLGVFVSCSVLEIAGAASMTIGAYGSGSPTSEFTSHLPTLLAKLTLLCIAIGAVSANAINIYSGSMSFLALGVRLPLALRRAIVAVGFGAIGFVLALTSLDDAGAKYENFLLIIAYWIGPWLGVFFADQWLRRGGRLEGLLFDRTHNPLAGWLAMAVGMAVSIPLFSNQTKYVGVVPDHAPKVGDLTFEVGFVVSLAVYVAVHTWETRRSRTTSASAA, from the coding sequence ATGAGCACGACGACCCGTCCCTACGCGCCCGAGCCCGCCGGCCCGGTCGAGGTCCGCGAGGGCCACTACGGCACGAAGGTCGCGGCGGTCGAGCCCGGTGGTGCCGAGGTCGTCCCGGACGACGAGCGGCACGGCTCGCCCGTCCAGCTGTTCTGGACCTGGACATCGCCCAACCTCGAGTTCGCGACCGTGTTCGTCGGCGTGCTCGGGCTGCTCGCCTTCGGGCTGAGCTTCTGGCAGGCCGTCGCCGCCATCCTGCTGGGCTCCGCGCTCGGCGGCATCACGCACGGCGTCCTCAGCGCCCGCGGCCCGTCCTTCGGCGTGCCGCAGATGGTGCTGAGCCGCCTGCCGTTCGGCTTCCGCGGCAACGTGCTGCCCGCCGGGCTCAACGCGCTCACCGCTGGTATCGGGTGGTTCGCCGTCAACAGCGTGAGCGGCGCGTTGGCCCTCGGCTCGTTGACCGACCTGCCGAACTCCCTGTGCCTGTGCATCATCGTGGCCGCGCAGCTGGCCGTCGCGTTCCTCGGCCACAACATGGTGCACGCGTTCGAGCGCTACGCGTTCCCGCTGCTCGCGGTGGTCTTCGCGGTGACGACCGTCGTCATCCTCGCCAAGTCGCACCCCGGCGCCCACGGCGGTGGCGGTGGCATCGGCGGCTTCCTCGTGCTGCTCGGCGCGACGTTCGGCTACGCCGCGGGCTGGAACCCCTACGCCTCCGACTACACCCGCTACCTCCCCCGCTCCGCCGACCGCGTCAAGGTCGGCCTCTACGCCGGCCTGGGCGTCTTCGTCTCCTGCAGCGTGCTCGAGATCGCCGGAGCGGCGTCCATGACCATCGGCGCCTACGGCAGCGGCAGCCCCACCTCCGAGTTCACCTCGCACCTCCCGACGCTGCTCGCGAAGCTCACGCTGCTCTGCATCGCGATCGGGGCGGTCTCGGCCAACGCGATCAACATCTACTCGGGCTCGATGTCGTTCCTGGCCCTGGGCGTACGCCTACCGCTGGCCCTGCGCCGCGCCATCGTCGCCGTCGGCTTCGGTGCCATCGGCTTCGTGCTGGCCCTCACCTCGCTCGACGACGCGGGTGCGAAGTACGAGAACTTCCTGCTGATCATCGCCTACTGGATCGGACCGTGGCTCGGCGTCTTCTTCGCCGACCAGTGGCTGCGCAGGGGCGGCCGGCTCGAGGGCCTGCTCTTCGACCGCACCCACAACCCGCTCGCCGGGTGGCTGGCGATGGCGGTCGGCATGGCGGTCTCCATCCCGCTGTTCTCCAACCAGACCAAGTACGTCGGCGTGGTGCCCGACCACGCCCCGAAGGTCGGCGACCTCACCTTCGAGGTCGGGTTCGTCGTCTCGCTCGCCGTCTACGTCGCGGTGCACACGTGGGAGACCCGCCGCAGCCGTACGACCTCCGCGTCAGCAGCATGA
- a CDS encoding bifunctional [glutamine synthetase] adenylyltransferase/[glutamine synthetase]-adenylyl-L-tyrosine phosphorylase, with product MLRLARLGFGDSERAAALLAGGALAELADDSAVVAALGGAADPDLALRTLADLAAAQTEPAALVDALRTDPALRTRLLAVLGTTAALGETLVRHPPLWRELAGAAPLRLPDLRATMLAAVDAAPAPVDALRREYRRLLLLVTARDLTGEDDLAATAASLADLAGAALDAALAVARAAEPDGGAGVRLAVIGMGKCGGRELNYVSDVDVVYVVEPAEGTDESEALRVGTRLAQGLMRACTAPSPEGALWEVDAALRPEGKQGPLVRTLASHAAYYERWAKGWEFQALLKARPVAGDLELGARYVQTVSPLVWRAAAREGFVADVQAMRRRVEQLVPKTEQARQLKLGRGGLRDVEFAVQLLQLVHGRADETLRSGTTLAALAALGHGGYIGREDAAAFDEAYRFLRTLEHRIQLFRLRRTHLVPEREEDLRRIGRSLGMSGDPAAALVDRWRRYALEVRRIHEKLFYRPLLDAVARLSAGEARLTPEAARARLEALGYADPAGALRHLEALTSGLSRRATIQRTLLPVMLGWFAEAAEPDAGLLAFRRVSDALGETHWYLRDLRDEGLTAERMARVLASSRFAADLLLRAPEAVAILGDDAELQPRTRAALVDEVRAAVGRHDDPTAAAAGARAVRRRELFRTAASDVLGLLDRRGVGAALTDVAVATLRGALDASVRFVEGERRGPLPVRFAVVGMGRLGGGEMGYGSDADVLFVHDALPGADERDATDAAYAVANELRRILALPAPDPPLLVDADLRPEGRQGPLVRSLSSYAAYYRRWAVVWERQALLRARPVAGDVELGREFLELVEPLRHPASGITDADVREVRRIKARVEAERLPRGVDRSRHLKLGPGGIADVEWVVQLLQLRHAGRVPGLRTASTRDALAAAVEGGLLAADDAAALGAAWEFAVTVRDAAVLVRGKAGSELPKDLRELRAVAQLALGRDSTAGDLLEEHRRTARRARAVFDRVFFV from the coding sequence GTGCTCCGGCTGGCGCGGCTCGGGTTCGGCGACTCGGAGCGCGCCGCCGCGCTGCTCGCGGGTGGCGCGCTGGCCGAGCTCGCCGACGACTCCGCCGTCGTCGCCGCGCTGGGCGGAGCGGCCGACCCGGACCTGGCGCTGCGCACGCTCGCCGACCTCGCCGCGGCGCAGACCGAGCCTGCGGCGCTGGTGGACGCACTGCGTACCGACCCGGCGCTGCGTACGCGGTTGTTGGCGGTCCTCGGCACCACCGCCGCGCTCGGCGAGACCCTCGTGCGGCACCCCCCGCTCTGGCGCGAGCTCGCTGGCGCCGCACCGCTGCGGCTCCCGGACCTGCGCGCGACGATGCTCGCCGCGGTCGACGCGGCGCCGGCGCCGGTCGACGCGCTGCGGCGCGAGTACCGCCGCCTGCTCCTGCTGGTCACCGCCCGCGACCTGACCGGTGAGGACGACCTGGCCGCGACCGCCGCGTCGCTCGCCGACCTCGCCGGCGCTGCCCTCGACGCCGCGCTCGCCGTGGCCCGCGCCGCGGAGCCGGACGGGGGAGCGGGCGTCCGGCTGGCCGTCATCGGCATGGGCAAGTGCGGCGGGCGCGAGCTCAACTACGTCAGCGACGTCGACGTGGTCTACGTGGTCGAGCCGGCGGAGGGCACCGACGAGAGCGAGGCGCTGCGGGTCGGCACCCGCCTGGCGCAGGGGCTCATGCGCGCCTGCACCGCCCCCTCGCCGGAGGGTGCGCTGTGGGAGGTCGACGCGGCGCTGCGTCCCGAGGGCAAGCAGGGCCCGCTGGTGCGCACGCTCGCGAGCCACGCCGCCTACTACGAGCGGTGGGCCAAGGGCTGGGAGTTCCAGGCGCTGCTGAAGGCACGGCCGGTCGCGGGCGACCTCGAGCTGGGTGCCCGCTACGTCCAGACCGTCTCGCCGCTGGTGTGGCGGGCGGCCGCCCGGGAGGGGTTCGTCGCCGACGTGCAGGCGATGCGCCGCCGTGTCGAGCAGCTCGTCCCCAAGACCGAGCAGGCCCGCCAGCTCAAGCTCGGCCGCGGCGGCCTGCGCGACGTCGAGTTCGCGGTGCAGCTGCTGCAGCTCGTGCACGGCCGGGCCGACGAGACGCTGCGCTCGGGCACGACGCTGGCCGCGCTGGCCGCCCTCGGGCACGGTGGCTACATCGGGCGCGAGGACGCCGCCGCCTTCGACGAGGCCTACCGGTTCCTGCGCACGCTCGAGCACCGCATCCAGCTCTTCCGCCTGCGCCGCACGCACCTCGTGCCCGAGCGCGAGGAGGACCTCCGCCGCATCGGGCGCTCCCTCGGGATGTCGGGCGACCCGGCGGCGGCGCTCGTCGACCGGTGGCGGCGCTACGCGCTCGAGGTGCGGCGCATCCACGAGAAGCTCTTCTACCGCCCGCTGCTCGACGCGGTCGCGCGGCTCTCGGCCGGGGAGGCGCGGCTGACGCCGGAGGCTGCGCGGGCCCGGCTCGAGGCGCTCGGCTACGCCGACCCCGCGGGCGCGCTGCGCCACCTCGAGGCCCTGACGAGCGGGCTGTCCCGCCGGGCGACCATCCAGCGCACCTTGCTCCCGGTGATGCTGGGCTGGTTCGCCGAGGCGGCCGAGCCCGACGCCGGTCTGCTCGCCTTCCGCCGGGTCAGCGACGCGCTCGGCGAGACCCACTGGTACCTCCGCGACCTGCGCGACGAGGGGCTGACCGCCGAACGGATGGCGCGGGTGCTGGCCTCCAGCCGGTTCGCCGCCGACCTGCTGCTGCGCGCTCCTGAGGCCGTCGCGATCCTCGGCGACGACGCGGAGCTGCAGCCGCGTACGCGTGCCGCCCTCGTCGACGAGGTGCGGGCAGCCGTCGGCCGGCACGACGACCCGACCGCCGCGGCCGCCGGTGCGCGCGCGGTCCGCCGCCGCGAGCTGTTCCGCACCGCGGCGTCCGACGTGCTCGGCCTGCTCGACCGGCGCGGCGTCGGCGCGGCGCTCACGGACGTCGCCGTCGCCACCCTGCGCGGTGCTCTCGACGCGTCGGTGCGCTTCGTCGAGGGCGAGCGGCGCGGCCCGCTGCCGGTGCGCTTCGCGGTGGTCGGCATGGGCCGGCTCGGCGGCGGCGAGATGGGCTACGGCAGCGACGCCGACGTGCTGTTCGTGCACGACGCCCTGCCCGGGGCCGACGAGCGCGACGCGACCGACGCGGCCTACGCGGTGGCCAACGAGCTGCGCCGGATCCTCGCGCTCCCGGCGCCGGACCCGCCGCTCCTGGTCGACGCCGACCTGCGGCCCGAGGGCCGGCAGGGGCCACTGGTGCGCTCGCTGTCGTCCTACGCCGCCTACTACCGGCGCTGGGCCGTGGTGTGGGAGCGGCAGGCGCTGCTGCGCGCCCGCCCGGTGGCCGGCGACGTCGAGCTCGGGCGCGAGTTCCTCGAGCTGGTCGAGCCGCTTCGGCACCCGGCGTCAGGCATCACCGACGCCGACGTGCGCGAGGTGCGGCGCATCAAGGCGCGGGTCGAGGCCGAGCGCCTGCCGCGCGGGGTCGACCGGTCTCGGCACCTCAAGCTCGGGCCCGGCGGCATCGCCGACGTGGAGTGGGTGGTGCAGCTGCTGCAGCTGCGCCACGCCGGTCGCGTGCCCGGGCTGCGCACGGCCAGCACCCGGGACGCGCTCGCGGCGGCCGTCGAGGGCGGGTTGCTCGCCGCGGACGACGCGGCGGCGCTGGGTGCCGCGTGGGAGTTCGCTGTCACCGTGCGCGACGCGGCCGTGCTCGTGCGCGGCAAGGCGGGCTCGGAGCTGCCGAAGGACCTGCGCGAGCTGCGCGCGGTGGCGCAGCTCGCGCTGGGACGCGACAGCACCGCCGGCGATCTCCTCGAGGAGCACCGCCGGACGGCGCGTCGCGCACGGGCGGTCTTCGACCGCGTGTTCTTCGTCTGA